One genomic window of Arachis stenosperma cultivar V10309 chromosome 10, arast.V10309.gnm1.PFL2, whole genome shotgun sequence includes the following:
- the LOC130956918 gene encoding uncharacterized protein LOC130956918, with the protein MEELNFDINALANELGGYLERLTNEQRFAYDQIIGVVSGNMGGLFFLYGQGGCGKTFLWSTISCSIRSKGGIVLNVASSGIAALLLSNGRTAHSRFKIPLIINEDSLCSIKQGSHLARLISKAKLIIWDESPMISKYCYEALDKCLRDILRCSDSYNAHLPFGGKVVVLGGDFRQILPVIPRGSRQDIIQSSINSSYLWHNCKVLKLTKNMRLSLGENNNIQKLRNFTEWLLKIGDGLAGDTTDGESIVHIPSDILVKNSETALDDFIDFVYPDMLSNLSVKNYFKDRTILAPTLNCVTDVNNKMTAGLPGQERVYLSSDSVC; encoded by the coding sequence ATGGAAGAGTTGAACTTTGACATTAATGCTCTTGCGAATGAATTAGGTGGGTATTTAGAAAGGCTAACTAATGAACAGAGATTTGCATACGATCAAATAATTGGTGTTGTTAGCGGTAATATGGGTGGACTTTTCTTCTTATACGGTCAAGGTGGTTGTGGAAAAACATTCTTATGGTCAACTATATCATGCTCAATTAGGTCTAAAGGAGGTATAGTTTTAAATGTTGCTTCGAGTGGGATTGCTGCACTTTTGTTGTCTAATGGAAGAACTGCACATTCAAGGTTTAAAATTCCTTTAATCATAAATGAAGATTCTTTGTGTAGCATTAAACAGGGAAGTCATCTTGCAAGGTTAATATCCAAGGCCAAATTAATCATATGGGATGAATCTCCAATGATAAGTAAATATTGTTACGAAGCTTTGGACAAATGCCTCAGAGACATCTTAAGGTGCTCAGATTCGTATAATGCTCATTTGCCATTTGGAGGTAAAGTTGTTGTTCTCGGAGGAGATTTTAGACAAATTTTACCTGTGATTCCCAGAGGCTCAAGGCAAGATATAATTCAGTCTTCTATTAATTCTTCATATTTGTGGCATAACTGTAAGGTTTTGAAGCTTACAAAAAATATGAGATTGTCACTAGGTGAAAACAACAACATACAAAAACTCAGAAATTTTACagaatggctactcaaaattgGTGATGGTTTGGCTGGTGATACAACAGATGGTGAATCGATCGTTCATATACCATCTGACATTTTGGTTAAGAACTCTGAGACAGCTTTGGATGACTTCATTGATTTCGTGTATCCAGATATGTTATCCAATTTATctgttaaaaattatttcaagGATAGAACAATTCTTGCACCAACTTTAAATTGTGTCACTGATGTCAACAACAAGATGACTGCAGGGTTACCTGGACAAGAAAGAGTCTACTTAAGTTCAGACTCTGTGTGCTGA
- the LOC130956919 gene encoding uncharacterized protein LOC130956919: protein MCVDYSDLNKACPKDCFPLPNIDALVDAAAGYRYLSFMDAYSDYNQIPMHRPDEAKTAFIMPGGTFCYRVMPFSLKNAGATYQRLMNKILGDLIGKTVEVYVDDILAKTARPDDLLNDLRSVFASLRQHGMRLNPMKCAFAMEARKFLGFMITQRGVEANPEKCQAILQMKSPGCVKDVQRLAGRLTSLSRFLGASATKALPFFYLMRKRIAFEWTPACEEAFKHFKEILATPPVLGKPKVGEPLYLYLAITGEALAAVLIREEERAQQPVYFVSRALQGAELRYSKLEKLALALLTTSRRLKQYFQGHQIVVRIDQGIRQVLQKPNLAGRMMTWSIEFSQYDIQYEPRQAIKAQAMADFLVEVTGEPTEETGTRWRLHVDGASNQTSGGAGIILESPVGVVYEQSIKFEFPVSNNQAEYEALIGGLTLATEVGATRLEICSDSQVVTSQVNGSYQARDSLLQKYLEKVKDLSRKFEEVTIHHVPRERNTRADLLSKLASTKPGEGNRSLIQGMMKEPAVTLHLSKLSPSWLDPITDFLENDRLPDNEKDAKKLRREAARYAIIQGQLFRKGFNQPLLKCLHPDQTDYVLREVHEGCCGHHIGEAEPLASISSSNCKKFMWRQVITRFGIPEAVISNNRTQFTDKKFTEFLTGLGIKQKFSSVEHPQTNGQVESANKIILLGLKKRLDNKKGAWADELASVLWSYRTTEQSSTKETLFRLTYGLDAVIPVEIGEPSPRLLLKGVEEAVEKDLIDETRETAHLMETALKQRMALRYNGKALKRKFEANDLVLRRNDIGLPTPGEGKLAANWEGPYRIKEVIGKGAYKLEKLNGKEIPRTWNANNLRRFYS, encoded by the exons ATGTGCGTAGACTACTCCGACCTCAACAAGGCGTGCCCTAAGGACTGCTTCCCCCTCCCCAACATAGATGCGCTCGTCGACGCGGCAGCGGGCTACCGGTATCTAAGcttcatggatgcctactcCGACTACaaccagataccgatgcaccggcCCGACGAGGCTAAAACAGCATTTATAATGCCAGGAGGAACCTTCTGCTACAGGGTAATGCCATTCAGCCTAAAAAATGCGGGAGCAacataccaaaggctgatgaacaaaatATTGGGCGACCTCATAGGCAAAACAGTGGAGGTTTACGTAGATGACATACTCGCGAAAACTGCGCGACCCGATGACCTTCTGAATGACCTGAGAAGTGTGTTCGCATCTCTCCGACAACACGGTATGAGGCTCAATCCCATGAAGTGtgccttcgccatggaagccAGGAAGTTCCTAGGATTCATGATAACCCAAAGGGGGGTAGAAGCCAACCCTGagaaatgccaagcaatactccaAATGAAGAGTCCGGGTTGCGTCAAGGACGTCCAAAGATTGGCAGGTCGACTAACCTCGTTATCCCGTTTCCTCGGAGCCTCGGCAACAAAAGCCCTACCCTTCTTTTACCTCATGAGGAAAAGGATAGCATTCGAATGGACGCCCGCATGCGAGGAAGCTTTCAAgcacttcaaggaaatcctaGCAACGCCACCCGTACTCGGAAAACCAAAGGTTGGAGAGCCGTTATACTTGTACCTCGCCATAACGGGAGAAGCCCTGGCCGCGGTCTTGATACGAGAAGAAGAAAGGGCTCAGCAGCCAGTCTATTTCGTGAGCAGAGCCCTACAAGGGGCGGAGCTTAGGTACAGCAAACTGGAAAAGCTAGCTCTGGCACTCTTGACCACTTCGAGGAGGCTAAAACAATACTTCCAAGGCCACCAGATCGTCGTAAGGATAGACCAAGGAATCCGGCAAGTACTCCAGAAACCCAATTtggcgggaagaatgatgacATGGTCGATCGAATTCTCCCAATACGACATACAGTACGAGCCTCGACAAGCGATCAAGGCGCAAGCGATGGCGGATTTCCTGGTAGAAGTGACGGGAGAACCAACCGAAGAAACGGGCACAAGGTGGAGGCTCCATGTGGACGGGGCCTCCAACCAGACGTCCGGTGGCGCCGGGATCATCCTAGAGAGCCCGGTCGGGGTCGTGTACGAGCAATCGATCAAGTTTGAATTCCCCGTTTCGAACAACCAAGCGGAGTACGAAGCTCTTATAGGAGGCTTAACCCTAGCGACGGAGGTCGGAGCGACAAGGTTGGAAATATGCAGTGATTCGCAGGTCGTCACCTCCCAAGTAAacgggagctaccaagccaggGACTCGCTACTACAGAAGTACTTGGAGAAAGTCAAGGATTTGAGCCGAAAGTTTGAGGAAGTCACGATCCACCACGTTCCGAGAGAAAGGAATACACGGGCAGACCTCCTATCGAAGTTGGCTAGCACAAAACCGGGAGAAGGCAACCGATCTCTAATCCAAGGAATGATGAAGGAGCCGGCAGTCACCTTGCACCTCTCGAAGCTAAGCCCCTCATGGTTGGACCCCATCACCGACTTCTTAGAAAACGACAGACTTCCCGACAACGAAAAAGATGCTAAGAAACTGAGAAGGGAAGCAGCCAGGTATGCGATCATCCAGGGTCAATTGTTCAGGAAAGGATTCAACCAGCCCCTACTGAAATGCCTGCACCCCGACCAAACGGACtacgtcctcagggaagtccaTGAAGGGTGCTGCGGCCATCACATAGGAG agGCCGAGCCGCTAGCCAGCATATCCTCGTCCAATTGCAAGAAATTCATGTGGAGACAAGTGATAACACGGTTCGGTATCCCGGAAGCCGTCATCTCGAACAACAGAACACAGTTTACAGACAAAAAATTCACGGAGTTCCTCACCGGCCTGGGCATAAAACAGAAGTTCTCCTCGGTGGAACACCCCCAAACAAACGGACAGGTCGAGTCTGCAAACAAGATCATCCTGCTAGGACTTAAGAAGCGGCTGGACAATAAGAAGGGTGCTTGGGCCGATGAGCTCGCCTCGGTCCTCTGGTCCTACCGTACAACCGAGCAATCTTCCACTAAGGAGACCCTCTTTCGACTAACGTACGGGCTAGATGCGGTAATACCTGTAGAAATCGGGGAACCGAGCCCACGGCTACTATTGAAGGGAGTAGAGGAAGCTGTAGAGAAGGATCTAATAGACGAAACCAGGGAAACGGCCCACTTGATGGAAACAGCACTAAAACAAAGAATGGCCCTGCGTTACAACGGCAAAGCACTCAAAAGGAAGTTTGAAGcaaacgacctcgtcctaaggcgcAACGACATCGGCTTACCGACCCCGGGAGAAGGCAAACTGGCAGCAAACTGGGAAGGGCCCTACAGAATTAAGGAGGTGATCGGAAAGGGCGCGTACAAATTAGAAAAGCTCAATGGGAAGGAGATCCCGAGGACATGGAACGCCAATAACTTGAGAAGGTTTTACTCCTAA